GGCATCTGATTTCAGTTTTGTGAGTTGGCTACAACAACCAAACACCGTGACGCCTCAACCTCCCACCCTTCCGGGTAATATAAAATTCGATGCTCAACCCGCGAATCAAACTTCTTCAACGCCTGCAATTCATCATTCAACTCGCCGCCCTTCATCGCCAATAACACCCCATCCCAGATGAGCAGGGGCCTGCTCCATTCCCACAGTGTTTTTAAATCCGCCACGGCGCGGGCAATCACAATCGAATATTTTTCTCCGGAGGGTTCCTCGGCGCGGGCGTTCACGACGCTGCAATTCTCCATCTTCAATTCTCGAACAGCAGTATTCAAAAAAAGCACCTTTTTCTGGCGCGACTCCAGCAGCGTCATCGCCAAATCCGGACGGATAATTTTGAGCGGGATGCCGGGGAAGCCCGCGCCGCTGCCGAGGTCGAGCACGGTGCTTTCTTTCGGAAAATCCCAAACCGAAAGAACCGCCAAGCTTTCCAAAATATGCCGCTCGGCAATGCGGTCTTCGTCATTGGGTGAAATCAAATTGATGCGCTGGTTCCATTCCAAAAGCAGGCGGAGGTATCGGGCAAGCTGCTTTTTTTGCGCTGAAGTCAAATCCCAAAAAGGCGCGCGACCGGTTTGACGAATTTGGGCAAAACGCTTTAACAACCGGGCAAGCTGCTCGTGCACTCGCTTACTCGTTGAGACTTCCAGCTTCGA
This window of the candidate division KSB1 bacterium genome carries:
- the rsmG gene encoding 16S rRNA (guanine(527)-N(7))-methyltransferase RsmG — protein: MHEQLARLLKRFAQIRQTGRAPFWDLTSAQKKQLARYLRLLLEWNQRINLISPNDEDRIAERHILESLAVLSVWDFPKESTVLDLGSGAGFPGIPLKIIRPDLAMTLLESRQKKVLFLNTAVRELKMENCSVVNARAEEPSGEKYSIVIARAVADLKTLWEWSRPLLIWDGVLLAMKGGELNDELQALKKFDSRVEHRILYYPEGWEVEASRCLVVVANSQN